From Pseudomonas vanderleydeniana, the proteins below share one genomic window:
- a CDS encoding HvfC/BufC N-terminal domain-containing protein: MNDLARFQDDFIAALYQRPAPALAALTAQPGFAVYRNTVRTACIDALCDNFPSVLTLVGESWMRGAADTYTQTQPPTDARLALYGHGFPDFLAEHPGVQALPYLPGVAQLDRLWLEAFCSTVEPALAPAALACIAPEALGAQVLRPRASVRWQWCAEHPVHALWCCSRFEGIARQPDAWRGEGTLLVGELEGVTHAPLSVGAVAFLDACANGLSLDAASALAQQREPDLDFTTLFGTLMAAQVFTPLPCE; this comes from the coding sequence ATGAATGACCTGGCCCGCTTTCAGGACGACTTCATCGCAGCCCTCTACCAACGCCCGGCTCCGGCACTGGCGGCACTCACCGCACAACCTGGCTTTGCGGTGTACCGCAACACCGTACGCACCGCGTGCATCGACGCGCTGTGCGACAACTTCCCCAGCGTACTCACCCTGGTGGGTGAGTCCTGGATGCGTGGCGCGGCCGATACCTACACCCAGACCCAGCCACCGACCGATGCCCGGCTGGCGCTCTATGGTCATGGTTTCCCCGACTTCCTGGCCGAGCACCCGGGCGTCCAGGCCCTGCCCTATCTGCCAGGCGTGGCGCAGCTGGACCGCCTGTGGCTGGAAGCCTTTTGCTCGACCGTGGAACCCGCTCTGGCACCGGCGGCGCTGGCTTGTATCGCACCGGAGGCGCTCGGCGCACAGGTGCTGCGACCACGGGCCAGCGTGCGCTGGCAGTGGTGCGCCGAGCACCCGGTCCATGCCTTGTGGTGTTGCAGTCGTTTCGAGGGCATCGCCCGGCAACCGGACGCTTGGCGCGGCGAGGGCACCTTGCTGGTGGGCGAGCTGGAAGGGGTCACCCATGCCCCCCTGAGTGTCGGCGCAGTGGCTTTTCTCGATGCCTGCGCCAACGGGCTGTCACTGGATGCCGCCAGCGCCCTGGCCCAGCAGCGCGAGCCGGACCTCGATTTCACCACGCTGTTCGGCACGTTGATGGCCGCACAGGTATTCACGCCCCTCCCCTGCGAATGA
- a CDS encoding DoxX family protein: MNASMLTRLLSDNLLLLLARLGIASVFWLSGRTKVEGLLTIKASTYSLFRDEYALPLIPPEWAAHLAAYAEHLFPLLLVMGLATRFSALALLGMTLVIEVFVYPDAWPTHLTWAALLLLLAGRGAGRWSLDNAIRRAAGQSSFPLGS, from the coding sequence ATGAACGCTTCCATGCTGACTCGCCTGCTGAGTGACAATCTGCTGTTACTGCTGGCCCGCTTGGGCATCGCTTCGGTGTTCTGGCTCTCCGGACGCACCAAGGTCGAGGGCCTGCTGACGATCAAGGCCAGCACCTATTCGCTGTTTCGCGATGAATATGCCCTGCCCCTGATTCCTCCAGAGTGGGCGGCCCACCTGGCGGCCTATGCCGAACACCTGTTCCCGCTGTTGCTGGTCATGGGTCTGGCCACCCGCTTTTCGGCCCTGGCCCTGCTGGGCATGACCCTGGTCATCGAAGTGTTCGTCTACCCCGATGCCTGGCCGACTCACCTGACCTGGGCGGCCCTGCTGTTGCTGCTGGCCGGCCGCGGTGCCGGCCGTTGGTCGCTGGACAATGCAATACGCCGGGCGGCCGGACAATCGTCTTTCCCGCTCGGGTCGTAG
- a CDS encoding helix-turn-helix transcriptional regulator gives MVKLSPVDQAILQSHATLLDGLAAYLGAGFEFVLHSLDNLDASVIKIINGHLTGRQAGAPITDLALRMLAQINDSPDRSAMNYFCTNRNGEPLKSTTLVIRGEQGTPIGLLCINFHLNTPLHELLAGFSQAPASAPEVLSENFGTDVNETVVVALVAARKKVAETLAVSSSGYNKAVINLLYEQGIFKLKGAVIRVAQDLGVSRNTVYLHLRAVQDVE, from the coding sequence ATGGTGAAGCTTTCGCCAGTCGACCAGGCCATCCTGCAGTCGCATGCGACGCTGCTGGACGGCCTGGCCGCCTATCTGGGCGCGGGTTTCGAGTTCGTCCTGCACAGCCTGGACAACCTGGATGCCTCGGTGATCAAGATCATCAACGGGCACCTGACCGGACGCCAGGCCGGTGCGCCGATCACTGACCTGGCGCTGCGCATGCTCGCCCAGATCAACGATTCGCCGGACCGTTCGGCGATGAACTACTTCTGCACGAATCGCAACGGCGAACCGCTCAAGTCCACCACCCTGGTCATCCGTGGGGAGCAGGGCACGCCGATCGGGCTGTTGTGCATCAACTTCCACCTGAACACGCCCCTGCACGAGCTCCTGGCCGGTTTCAGCCAGGCGCCTGCCAGCGCCCCCGAAGTGCTGTCGGAGAACTTTGGCACTGACGTGAATGAGACGGTGGTCGTTGCACTGGTTGCCGCACGCAAGAAGGTTGCCGAAACCCTGGCGGTCTCCTCCAGCGGCTACAACAAGGCGGTCATCAACCTGCTTTACGAACAGGGCATCTTCAAGCTCAAGGGCGCCGTCATTCGGGTGGCCCAGGATCTGGGCGTCTCGCGCAACACGGTCTACCTGCACCTGCGTGCCGTGCAGGATGTCGAGTAA
- a CDS encoding RidA family protein, whose translation MKTITSANAPAAIGPYSQAKAFGNLIFTSGQIPLVPATGEVVEGGIQEQTLQAIQNLEAVLKEGGVGFEQVIKTTCFLHDMADFAAFNAVYEKFFVSKPARSCVAVKALPKGVLVEIEAIAASA comes from the coding sequence ATGAAAACCATCACCAGCGCCAATGCCCCAGCTGCGATCGGTCCGTACTCCCAGGCCAAGGCCTTCGGCAATCTGATTTTCACTTCCGGCCAGATCCCGCTGGTGCCTGCCACTGGCGAAGTGGTGGAAGGCGGCATTCAGGAGCAGACCCTGCAGGCCATCCAGAACCTGGAAGCGGTACTGAAGGAAGGTGGGGTCGGTTTCGAACAGGTGATCAAGACCACTTGCTTCCTGCACGACATGGCTGACTTCGCCGCCTTCAACGCGGTCTACGAGAAGTTCTTCGTGTCCAAGCCAGCTCGTTCCTGCGTAGCGGTCAAGGCCCTGCCAAAAGGCGTGCTGGTCGAGATCGAGGCGATCGCCGCTTCGGCCTGA
- a CDS encoding SIR2 family NAD-dependent protein deacylase, translating into MIEFQLQTLLEARHVVVFTGAGVSAESGIPTFRDALTGLWSRFDPAALATPEAFRKDPALVWGWYEWRRSKVLAASPNAAHLAIAELARRVPKLTVITQNVDDLHERAGSRDVIHLHGSLHAPRCFACTRPYAGSLDPLNEPEEGRSLEPPRCHRCNGKIRPGVVWFGESLPAQAWREAMAAAEDCDLLLSIGTSGLVQPAAQIPRMARARGATVVHVNLQPESVEGDNEFSLVGRAAEILPGLLGGGEKKYCE; encoded by the coding sequence ATGATCGAGTTTCAGCTACAGACGCTGCTGGAGGCACGCCACGTGGTCGTGTTCACCGGCGCCGGTGTGTCGGCGGAGAGTGGCATCCCGACCTTTCGCGACGCCCTGACCGGTCTGTGGAGCCGCTTCGATCCGGCTGCCCTGGCTACGCCCGAGGCTTTTCGCAAAGATCCGGCTCTGGTCTGGGGCTGGTACGAGTGGCGGCGCTCGAAGGTGCTGGCCGCCAGTCCCAATGCGGCTCATCTGGCGATCGCGGAACTGGCCAGGCGAGTGCCGAAACTGACGGTCATTACCCAGAATGTCGACGACTTGCATGAGCGCGCCGGTTCCCGGGACGTGATCCACTTGCATGGCAGCCTCCATGCACCGCGTTGCTTTGCCTGTACACGGCCCTATGCCGGGAGCCTGGACCCGCTGAATGAGCCCGAGGAGGGCCGCAGCCTCGAGCCGCCGCGCTGTCACAGGTGCAACGGCAAGATCCGCCCCGGCGTGGTCTGGTTTGGCGAGTCGCTGCCGGCACAGGCCTGGCGCGAGGCAATGGCCGCTGCCGAAGACTGCGACCTGCTGCTTTCAATCGGCACTTCGGGGTTGGTACAGCCCGCGGCGCAAATCCCCAGGATGGCCAGGGCACGGGGCGCCACCGTTGTGCACGTCAACCTGCAGCCGGAGTCGGTCGAGGGAGACAACGAATTCAGTCTGGTCGGCAGGGCGGCCGAGATTTTGCCGGGACTGTTGGGTGGGGGTGAAAAAAAGTATTGCGAATGA
- a CDS encoding AraC family transcriptional regulator has product MPLVTDDWQAGTLIEASWVRAETASFPRHTHDEYVLGTNLSGTEHIWLDGRTLTAGPGEITLYNPLAMQASEFCPSGVEYVSLHLDPAGVSRVISDNNLANGAFEQGVFSHPGLHQALLDFARTPLAHRGPREEAFLHLLCQWLEPRDTAVGEQHAAVSLAVEYLRDCLTRKADLDELATTVGLSKYHLVRCFKKQIGLAPLQYQMQLRLIESRRRLREQASVLDVAIELGFYDQSHFINAFRKVMGVSAQAYADAFKGRPRTPGKDRG; this is encoded by the coding sequence ATGCCCCTGGTCACAGACGACTGGCAAGCCGGCACGTTGATCGAAGCCTCATGGGTTCGTGCCGAGACGGCAAGCTTTCCCCGGCATACGCACGATGAATATGTCCTGGGCACAAACCTGTCGGGCACCGAACACATCTGGCTCGACGGCAGGACACTGACGGCCGGTCCCGGTGAAATCACCCTGTACAACCCGCTGGCCATGCAGGCTTCGGAGTTCTGCCCCAGTGGCGTCGAGTATGTCAGCCTGCATCTGGATCCCGCGGGCGTCTCCCGCGTCATCAGTGACAACAACCTGGCCAACGGTGCCTTCGAGCAAGGAGTGTTCAGTCACCCGGGACTGCACCAGGCCCTGCTCGACTTCGCCCGCACGCCCCTGGCTCACCGTGGCCCTCGCGAGGAAGCCTTCCTGCACCTGCTGTGCCAGTGGCTGGAACCGCGCGATACGGCAGTGGGCGAACAACACGCCGCCGTCTCATTGGCGGTCGAGTACCTGCGTGACTGCCTCACCCGGAAGGCTGATCTGGATGAGCTGGCCACGACAGTGGGTTTGAGCAAGTACCATCTGGTCCGCTGCTTCAAGAAACAGATCGGGCTGGCCCCCCTGCAGTATCAGATGCAACTGCGCCTGATCGAATCGCGCCGGCGCCTGCGCGAACAGGCCAGCGTCCTGGACGTGGCGATCGAACTGGGTTTCTACGACCAGAGCCACTTCATCAATGCCTTTCGCAAGGTGATGGGCGTCTCTGCGCAGGCGTACGCGGACGCCTTCAAGGGCCGCCCGCGCACGCCAGGAAAAGACCGGGGCTGA